The following is a genomic window from Phaseolus vulgaris cultivar G19833 chromosome 6, P. vulgaris v2.0, whole genome shotgun sequence.
AATTTTGAATCTGTACAGGCACAATAATCTGACATCCCTGCATCACTCAAGACGAATTATGATTACTTTTTTCTTCGCATTATAAGAATTTTCATAGGCAGACTTAGCAGAATAATTTATCAAGAATTCTGGCTGACGTACAAATTGCCAGAGATTATAGTGATTATTGGATTCATCATACAATGTAGCTGAACAGTTTTaagatagacattgattttttttcatttactgTCAGAAACAACAGAAGAGAAAAATGAATACTGGATAACTCCAAGCTTGAACACAAGGCGTGAACTAGCATCAGCACAAGAGGCCCCTATGAAAGCAGATGAAGCAGTGAATGGCGTGACCACCACATTTTCAGGCACACCCCTTAATGCATCCTTGCCATCAACACTGAGAGTTCCATCTTTGAGAAAGGGTTTTGCATTCACAGACATGGAATGCCTCCATTGTCTGCACCCTTTTGAGAGGAGCCTCTGGGGTGGCGCAAGGAACGTGGGAAATGGTGGAAAAGTGAGTTGTGGAGTTTTCGTAGGTGAAGAGAACATTCTGGTTTGGAACAAAGTGATGTCGTTGACAGTTAAAGAAACGTTATAACTGTTTACCTTCCTCCACTATATGAGAGAGAGACTTTGAGATCAGACTACTGTTCCTGCTCACCacatgttgatttttttttcttatatattttcattagtaaaattaatttattttaattcatgtTAATTTAATTCGTACTGTTCCTTTGAATACTTGCATATGAAGTGATCAAAATTAATCATATGAAAATAAGTATAGTGCATTAAGAATAtagataacaaaaataaaaaaaactaaaaaataattaaaatattgcgataagaaaattaataaaaaacaattcgCTAGAAGGAGGGGTTAAACCTCCGACCTTGTGGTTAACAGCCACACACTCTAACCAACTGAGCTATTCCAGCTTGATGACAATTATTTCTACcatgtattaattaatattataataataaaaaaattccttTTATAACAAGTACTATATTATTGGGTAAGtttaacaatttcaaaatttaaatgcGATACTTAACgaaattatgtaaaaattagTTACACAACACAAACTTTTTATATACACAACACATTTACCTTCTATTTTGAAGAGAAATTTCATAAGATATTTAAATagatttcattttaatatattttattcaaattaaaaaattatttattaatttttattttttggtttagAAAGAGTATTTTAATCACtgtcaatttttttacaaaaaataaataaataattagtaataattCAAAAACATCCATATTAATgacattttgaatatttttttattgatattatttttcaGTAAACATTTGTCAAAAATAATTCAATTGAAATTGATAAAACTTTTTCTCGATGTTGGCTATAATTATTTAAGTGAAATCCatcagatttatttttgtgacATTGTTAATTGGGAtagttttatcttttttattgatGTCGACGacaaaatttattcaaataacataagaaaaaataattattacagaCATTGACAAAAAGATCATTACAAAACAGACATCAATGGAAAATTATAGAttgcatatgaaaaaaaagagtttttacaacattttttttttttatcagcgaGTTTTTACAACATTAATTTAGAAAATTCTAACAAATAATAATGAtctaaaataacaataaaataattctaaaaaagaaaataaaaataaatcctattaagatcaataaaaaatatataacttgaAATCACTCAAAAAAAATACTTCTTCCAATATTAGCTAGAATTTTGTTAATTAACATTGATAGAAAAAAACATCGACATATGTTGTTTAGggttttttaattacattaaatatcaattacattaaataattaaaagaaatattttattacttatGATAATGCTAACTTGAAAATTTTCTACAATTTAGAATTGTTATCATATTATCTggctaaaaaaaattagaacctAATTTAAACTGATCACTTTTTTGTCGGCCGTTGTAAACAGAATCGACATGTAGGTTTTAGAATTAgttctcttttaaaataattggaaacaatattttattaatatatacgtatatattacaatttaaatattaaatgacTATGTTTAAAAATTGATCATATttacattatttaaattttaaaattacatattttaatttttaatttttcacatttataattactttttttttatgtaatgaaGAGTTTAACTTAtttcatttacttttttttctatttgaactgttaagtcattatataatattttaattgattttttgtttAGCCCCATAAATTGTTATAccttattcataatttttactaactttaattaatatgtaattattaataattttatgatttaaaaatatttttcttattataatttaaagtcttaaattttatgttatatcaatctgttataatatattttataagataATATCTTAAATTGTATATatctttataataaatatactcTTAAACATTactaaattaaactaaattaaagGAGTAGACGAGtcaataaaaattaagatttagttaattaaaattttcataagtatttctaatagaaaaaaattagtcCATGGtgtaaagtttttataaattatcctatttttttttagtttataacaaataattttatttttatttttgatattctaaaattatttaagaaaaacacCATGTATCTCTTCAACtgaattaataatatgaaataaagtTGGTAATGTTAAAGTAGTATGAGTGGTAGGAGtagatataaatgatttttttttttacctaaaaGTATGTCTTTTACATCTTACTTTTCATTTGGGTTAATTTAACAAcccatattattattattttaataatttttatatatttttttttttattgtttcagTTATAAGAGATTTCTTATTATAACATACACTTAATTATAAAGAATATTCATCtttttctgtttcttttatttttttttatttttttttcaatcttcaTAATTAATGTTCTTTATTCTCTATGAGAAATAAAGAAGATTCTATTCATTAATTCGAGAAATTGACATCATCATCACCTcacaattataaatatatatatatatatatatatatatatattaaacaataATATCAGAGATTTTTCTCCTTGTtgtcaatatatttttttcacctaagatgatttttttccgcacctaattaataatttattgatttatgTGTTCATAccatagaaaaaatattatctgGGACGTTCTGGAGACGTCGTCTTGGTCAAAGCGATCACACCTTATCCTACATTTTCTTCCATCAATTTGACtgaaatgaaatttaaaaaaattataaaacaattcTCCATTATTATCGAATTACAGAACACCATCCATTAATACATTTATTGAATCCTAGAATAATTATCTTAATTATcgtactaatattttatttatttatttattttacaatataaTACTTTATGTTGATGATAGAGTCACCAATAGAattgatgaaaatattttttaatgttttaacaCGCGTTCAATCCATTCCAACGACTGACATAAACATCAACGTGACAACATCAAAATTTCAACtcattttgttttatatgaaaatattcacttcaaatgtttttaaaaagaaCATGTTTAAAATCCCGTCattctttaattaaaataataaaaaatattttataaaaaacttattcagttatagaaaaaaataaatatatatatatataacttaaaaGTAGCAACGCACAAATACAATttctctgatttttttttaaattttatacattattattatttttaattaaaaatgtatatttcATATAGAAACCGTATATGAAATATtcgaattttaatttttttaattggaaatattattatatttttaaattgaaaacgTATATTTCATATATGATTTTAGACTGAAATATacgagtttttttttaaagtaaactAGATTGACCattttgttttgaataaattgtatatatacaatttattcatatatggattttttttcatttcaataatttgcttttaaaattgcactatattgagaaaaaaaatcgagaaaaaaaagagaaaacatacGAAAGTCGAAAGATGATATAGTACTCCTGCAAATGTAAGAGAGTAAGACAATCCAATACATGTTATAATACACTATATATAACATCCCAGTTAAATTTATGTTTTGGTTAAAAACAATGATAAGTTTATGTTCGAAGTAAGATAAAAAGCTCTAGAAATGGTGTTTTTTGCAACAtcaaacttaaattttaaaattagtttatatttaataattttcttattccgttttaaagagaaaacatgtagaaaaaatattaaacgtAAAACAAAACACATGTTATATACATGCTACTTAACATAAGTAGAATGAATagagtaatatatatatatatatatatatatatatataaagaattaGAAATATACTGCAtccataaaatataataaaaataaatagatgcAAAATAAGAAcgcaataaaaataaataaataaacgaAAAGAATAGTTCTGTTATTTTGTTCTTAGCTTCTCtttcttaaattaaataattaatatattttttttctctaaccaAACAAGGCTAAGTtaagaagaaaatttgaaaacaacagTGACGAATTCCTCGAAGGCTCTATCTTGCGAGTGTGTAGAACTAGAAATAGAGGATACACGGTTTAGACTTTTTCATGCactcaataattaaatattgttGGAAAGCAGATATGTATTCAATTAGTACAATGATTTCATTTTCAACTAATGTTAATTGACTTGACTTGGCTTTGCTTTGCTTTGCTTGCAACATACCCTACTTGCTTGCATATAAAATGTCAACACAACTGCTTCTCCTTCCATAGTTATTTCTAAGGTACAAGAGGAGCTTAACAAAATGAAGGTATATATACATTTATGAAAATGCAATCATATGCTatgctttcttctttttcttttcaatacTCAACCTTTTTCTGTGTTCTCTTAGACCAAACCAACTAACAGCACTTTTTCATTTGGCAGCAAAAGATTATGATGAAGGTGCACATGACTTGCCAAAAATGCCGCACCAAGGCACTCAAAGTTGCTGCTGCTGCAAAAGGTTGGTCTAACATTTTTCTTCTATAGTTATCTCTTTACATTGTTTATGTGAAAGTGGTAAAAAATGATGTTATACAAGTTGatgtatatatgtttttttcaaaCATAAGAACTCGAAAACTTGGATGAATGCAGGTGTGAACTTTGTGGGGTTAGAAGGAGAATCGAAAGACAGATTGGTGGTGATTGGAGAAGGTGTAGATGCTGTGAAGTTAACTTATTCATTGAGGAAAAAGGTTGGACAAACCGATATCATAAGCTTAGCAGAGGTGAAAGCAAGTTAGAGGGGTGAAACCATGATCAAGAGAGTGAAAAACCATGTTCATTTACTGtacttttcatttttgttcAGCTTTTGTGTTAAGAGGAATTAGGCATTTTCATTACTGGTTTGGTGTATCATGCATGGTGCTGCATGACCTAAAGTTGTAAAGGCAGAGAGAAACAGAGAGCGTTTTTGGAGTTCAATAATAAAGatattataaatagaaaaattatactTTCCCAACTCTTTACTCTTTTAAGTTaagttgtatataatttttgaGTAAtggtttagaaataaatatatataataaaaagtatatttataattaaataatataaaaatatatattaaaataataatattgagaatTGTAATGtggttatataaaaaattgggGTTGTCATTAATGTATCCCTTATAAATAAAGggttttcttcctgcacttctatatatttttctctcaccttcataattttttatgtttctaaAAATATCCATctgtaatattttggattacgtaacctataagttttttttcaaattcgtaattaacttccggattacataatccatatgcatgattagttttcaaattatgtaatttggaagtgttttttagcttccggattacataatccaaaaaaactttttaaacttttttcaaatgcgtgtccgaattacataatacagaaggataaaaatgtattttcaccTTGTAGATGAGATAGACAAAATAATCTCAATAAAAGAaagcatgtttttttttcaagcaTTTTTAACTGTTTGCTTAGCcttgtttatttttaagaatgggataattaaatctaaaatattaagataATTAGGAGTAATCATTTATACACATTCATAGATCCCAATTTATATAACTATCCCTAAATACTAAATTATACAGTGCATTAAATATATTACCATACACATACATCCATATACATAATTAAGATCAAAATTACCTGATAAATACAAGggaattatatataaataaatttcataaataaattagttatatatatatatatatatatatatatatgataaacaAAATgatatttcattaattatttaatctatttatttaattcGGTATCAACATACGAACATCTTTAATCAATTATGATAAATTTAAGAATCAAATATTCAATATCTATGCAATCACAcatgtatttatttaattcGGTATCAACATAGAACATCTTTAATCaaattgtgataaatttaagaatcaaatatttaatatctaTGCAATCACACGTGTATTTATTTAATTCGGTATCAACATATGAACATCTTTAATCaaattatgataaatttatgaatcaaatatttaatatctaTGCAATCACACATGTATTTTAAATATGCAATAAATTTTGCACACTACTTAACCGTCTTAATATTAATCTAGATGACTTAGAGGAAGATACAATTTGAATTTattgaatgaaaataaaataaaaaatgaaactatTAAATCAACTTGAAGTCTTTTCCTTAGTCACACGCAAGAAGTCGAAATAAGAAACACAAGTCATTCATAAAGGTAATGAACTTTGAGAATATAAAGCCATGTATACTTGCATAGGAAGCTTAGGTTATTTGTCTTCTGTTCACATCTTTGTAATCACGTTTTTATTGACTTGACTTATTTAGCATGTAAGAAGGGTCAGGGAATGTCTATTGCTGCACAAAGATTTTATagttatcaattaaaaaaaaaactaaagtttTAATCCACCACCTAACAATTAATAACTAATGTACTATTGAGAGGATCGAGTTATTCAAACAGAATTCTTAAAACgtcatttaattataattaagtcAATTTATTTGTAGAATATAATTAAGGTacaattgaatatttttttgaaatttacaAGCAAACCCATAATATATGAATTCATTCAAAAGGTATAAATATTAGAGATAGCgaaaaatcatataatttttactcttttcaatttttatttgcaTATTTTACTCAAACTAACTTAATCGTCGAAGTACCTTTAAAATTTTTTCCTACAATCATTTGGTGAAACAAAAGACTTGACTGAAAGACTACACAGTATAAAAACCAAAAAGACGGAAATAATGCACTTTTTTATCaaagaatattaaataaatgcataaatgataatattaaatGTTATATCAATAATAtgctattttttaaaattaattactcTGAAATGTATTTAatgaacaataataattaaaaataaaaaactatatatatagaGAGTTAACTCTAAATcaattgttatattttatttcaattaataattaaatataaaaataaaaataaaactataaatttaCAAGATAAATTAGCAATACAAATAGTTTGATTAAGTATATTTTGTGTCctactatttatttttaagaaacaGAAATAAGAAAGGCATTATTGTAAGAATATGAAGAATCACCTTTTTGTTTAAGGTGTTTTGGTATGTTTAGCATCTAGAATTGCTGATACATAATTTTGGTCATGTTCATCTCCATAATTGAACTCTGGAGTTTTCAACAAGGAATTAGCAAAGGCACATTCCTTTTCatgttcttcttttctttccttgGCCTCTGAATGTTTCAAAAATGAATGAACTGCTTGTTGAATAAATGGATCAGACTCAATCTTCTTTCTAACTTCTTCAGTATCAACCACACCTGAAAATGGTTtaatctctttttttttgtcAGAGGTAGCAGTGTCACAAATGCTGTTATTCCCTGCCATACCCACACACTCACCAAGAACAATGTCCTTTCTTCATTATCAAATGCACAACTATATAAGGTAAAGTTGAGACAATAATGCAAATggattttttcattattttaattcatcACACATGATCTTTTTAATTAATGAGTAATTATGTTCTTCGTGATTTCAATGTTTATAACTGTATATTCTTGttaattaaaaatcataaatgctttaattaaaatttatattttatttaaattaagaaatcttgaaagatttattttttattttataacattttcACCTATTTTGTAATTTAAATCCTAAATCTTAATCTTctaaaaattatgatattttatagCATATAGGTGAGTgtaaacctcatcttataaacCCCAGTTTATAAGATCGAGGTTTAAACTTCATTTCTTAATATGTTATCATAGTCATCTTAAATTTATCTTAACAAAAGTTTGTTCGACTTATAAGTTACTCGCTGACAACACTCATACTATATAGTCTCAATCACGAgttgataattttaaaataattataaattacacTTCATTTATAATATATGACAACAAAAGTTTTcagttatatttatttgttacaATTTATATCTACTTACCAAATACTAACATAtatgattaattaaaaatattattaataatttaaaagagataaaaaaagataaaaccaactgcagaaaaaaaaaactgacccttattaaaattttaactatctTGATCTATGTTTAAAAGTGAGATTTAATTGTGAAAATGATATAAATGGTCCGTCCAAATACTTAAAAGAGAATTAATGCATAGAATTCATAATTTTAGAGAAATAAGgtctataataaataaaaattaaatattttacatcttttgtaattttttttaaagaacacTTAATGTCtacttaatttaaattttattatttaaacttaGGTAAGCTGAGCCTTACACAAATTCATTAATATTAAAGTGTGAGGAGTCGGGTTTGGAAAAACCCATCATACaacctaataaaaaaaatcacaaattagGTATTAAATTAGGCTCACAAGTATCTCTTTTGCAAAAGTTTGTAATTTCATAatcttttttacatttttagaacatttaaaaaaaaatattatttaatatttgatttttttaataatttaatatttaaaaatacatatttagtaatagaataaaaaaattaataatagtcatattattattatttaataattttagtcAAAATTGAATTAGATTTGGGCTCAACAAACATAAAGCCCTCGTCCAATCAATGATCCAGTCAAATTAAATTGAGTCAGATTTGagttaactttaaaaaaaaactcaatccAATTTTTTTGGGGGTTAGATTAATCTTCCAATTATCCAACCCAATCCCATTaacatattattttcataattttattatgttagatttatttaataaatttatatatttatattaaaaaaaatatattaatatattaatatatttatattaaaaaaataaatttaactcaattttataaaactatcttacaaaaaatagtttataaaataaggtTTATATGGTAAAGTTTGCCTAATAGACGTGTGATTAGCAACagtttattcaaaattttatatcTATTAGACAAATATCTTGAAAGAAAAGAGAACATTCCACTTTCTTTTATTAGTGTTTTGCTTAATTATGTGGTGTCATTTCCTCATCTTCTGATAAAGCATTGTGATTTTTTATCATCTTAACAAGGGATATAAAGGATCTCAGCaccttttgttttcatttttggaCAAACTTTTCAAAAGTTTGGATTGGATCACTCTGATGCACAAGAAAAATATCTGAAGATATACCTCAAATGCTAAATCATACTCAGTAACAGCAAGAAGATACAAAAAATGTAAGATAATATGATATGAATGACAGAAAGAGAGTGTTCAATTTGTGCTTATGAATTGTTTCTTTACCAAGTGATATAAAGATTCTTCTTTTACTAATTTCCTTTAGGTGTGACTAATAACACTGTGGTGGCAAAAAACTGCATCACAACATTTTCTGAAATGACACTAGTGGACCCCATTAACTTCCATACTTGGTTATCTTCTTTTTCATCAACTAGCTCTTTCAGTTTTCCTTTGGGGTTTGAAACTCCAAATTTCAGTCTATGCTCCCAATCAAAGGTGGAAGCTTATCTTATCTCCATTGCACACTGAAAAACCATCAAAATTATATACTAAAACTACTCCTACTGCTCTTGTGCTTCAACTCcttgtaattattttatactaatATGAGCTTAGGCTATTGTGATCAAGTGATGGAAGAACTATTTTCACTTCAGACTTTCTCTTTAGGTTGAAAACTTTCTGGTTTTATTTATCCAGGATGAAAGCTGTTATTCATATGCCTTGATAACCATTTTTCTAAACATTGCAATGAAAAAATTGAGTTACACCTTATAAACTTAAGCAAGTATAGGCCACAGTGCTTCTAGTTGCTGATAGTGCTTGAAGGTAACAGATAATACACAGAAGGAGAGTGTTCAACACCAATCAAAAGTGTAATATTTGTACAGAATCTAGGTTTTCATAAGCCAAGCTTTGATAGTGTGAAGTAGTATGTGAAATGTCTCTGAAAGAAAACCTTTACAAATTTCATGACACAAGTTGTATCAGTGGTTTTGTATGATGTGAGCATCAACAGGACAATAAAGCAAGGTGGGAGTTACAATTTTATAGTGATAACTTAGTAGGCAATGATTCCTTTGAGAAAAATAAGGATTTGGTTGGTGTAATAATGATATGCAACCATCTTTCATCTAATTGTCCAAAGAAGATACATTGACTAAAGTGGGTAGTGATTGGATTCTGGGGCCATGATTATATCTGCATGATCATTGAATGAATGAAAAATTGCAGAGTCCTAAGTGCAAATGCAATGTTGATGCAAAAGCAAGCAGGAAGTGATAAGCATGTGGCACTATGACTTTACTCTTTCTCTCTACTCTTTTTTGGTGGCAGACAGAAGTACTCAACATTTAGTGTTAAATAAGTTTTCTATATTCTATAGAATCTATACCAACCTTCTCAATTGATGCTTGGATTCCCTCAAAGTGGCAAGAAAGTTAAAAAGATGAGAGGGAGGATAAGGTGTTTCTGAATGAGGAATCATCCACGGCATTAGCTGAAGGAAGAATTTCCCATGATTTTCCTTTGCCCTGCTGATTTTTATTAAAGAACTCTGAAATGCTAGCAAATAGAAgcactttttttctcttttgtgtTCCCTTTTTAGGCCTTTTTTTTGCTTGAAAAGTGTCAATGTTTATCAAAAAGCTTGGAAAGGGGTGTCGAATATATAATAAAACGTACACTGAACCATCTTTTTGATCCCCACATGTAGGAAGGGCAATCTGTTTATTATTCCTCAAACCTATAACTATGGATATAACATTTTTCAACAACATTTTGCAATGAAATTTGGGGTGGCAGAAATGAAAATAAGAGCTGAAAAGTATAACATGACTAAAGGAGTTGGGGACTATAAGCATTCATTAATGTGAATGCAATCACGTTAAGGGAATACACACAAGGGAGGTAAGAGACACTTCCCTTTTTGTATATTATGTTAACTTTAGTTTTTATACGAATAAATTCgctattttctttttttcgGATTCTTTGGAAAAACAACATTTCTTTTTGTCctttttttcaacaatttttttatctttagtaAATCTATAAGTAGGATTTGAATCTAGATGAAGTTCTGACTATCTGTCAGAGAAAAAAGAACGAGTAACTCTTGTAGAATTCTCAAGAAATTCTTCAATTTCATTCGAAAGTAGACGATTATTCATCTGCTTCTCACGTGTTTCATGAATAGTCGACACATGGAGAAATATCCGGAAAGGTTTTTAAGGAATCACAATGATTCTATATCTATTCGTTCTGTTTGAAAAAAAGGATCCCAACAAAAAATCGATGcatcataatttataattttgttaaaatatatttatttggtttttttaatgattaagaTATCTTAATTTATTAGATAAATTATTGGCTTTATAAATGttaaatttgatataaaaaattaccATCAATAATTCAGTTTTTTGCTGCCCGTCTACATGACCGAATATAGTGACCCAGCAGACGGCACTATGAGAAGCCATTCACAAAGagaataattataatttctATTATCTTTTAAATGTATGTTTAATCAAATTATTGAATCTTTTAaagaaagtaataaaaaattgaagaagTTTTTGGTTACTATTATTATAGTTGTTATTTTACGAAAGTTGAGAAAACCAAACACGTGCCTATTTTATTAGCGTT
Proteins encoded in this region:
- the LOC137833137 gene encoding heavy metal-associated isoprenylated plant protein 47-like produces the protein MKQKIMMKVHMTCQKCRTKALKVAAAAKGVNFVGLEGESKDRLVVIGEGVDAVKLTYSLRKKVGQTDIISLAEVKAS